Proteins encoded in a region of the Candidatus Methanomethylophilaceae archaeon genome:
- a CDS encoding twitching motility protein PilT, producing MQSVVLDTNALLMPFEVRINLDLALRDLLGEARILVPGPLIGELKHLKHRYARAALMLARRYEIIPTEASGDDSVIELALKEGAYVVTNDKELRRRLRKESVPIIFLRSGRHLVLDDYLGQQS from the coding sequence ATGCAATCCGTGGTCCTGGACACAAACGCTTTGCTAATGCCTTTCGAAGTCAGGATAAACCTGGATCTCGCCCTCAGAGACCTTTTGGGCGAGGCCAGGATCCTGGTTCCCGGCCCTCTCATAGGGGAGCTGAAACATCTGAAGCACAGGTATGCCAGAGCCGCTCTGATGCTGGCCCGCAGATACGAGATCATCCCCACCGAAGCGTCCGGAGACGATTCCGTCATCGAGCTGGCTTTGAAGGAAGGAGCATACGTCGTCACCAATGACAAGGAGCTTCGCAGAAGGCTCAGAAAGGAATCGGTGCCGATAATATTCCTCCGTTCGGGAAGGCATCTGGTTCTGGACGACTATCTCGGCCAGCAGTCCTGA
- a CDS encoding peptidylprolyl isomerase: MTAHSILANMTTVIMHTSMGNIVIKLHDDMPITTGNFVKLSNDGFYDGVIFHRVIEDFMIQGGDPDGTGMGGPGYTIEDEFGHGHSNVRGTISMANTGRPNSGGSQFFINVVDNTYLDKEDPRTPSAHPVFGTVISGMEVADAISKVKTDFNDKPIRDVVIERMEVRDD, encoded by the coding sequence ATGACGGCTCACAGCATTCTCGCAAACATGACTACCGTCATAATGCATACTTCGATGGGGAACATCGTCATAAAGCTGCACGACGACATGCCCATAACGACCGGAAACTTCGTCAAACTATCCAACGATGGATTCTATGACGGCGTTATCTTCCACAGAGTCATCGAAGATTTCATGATCCAGGGCGGGGACCCGGACGGAACCGGAATGGGAGGCCCCGGATACACGATCGAGGACGAATTCGGGCACGGCCACTCGAACGTCAGAGGAACCATCTCAATGGCCAACACCGGGCGCCCGAACAGCGGCGGCAGCCAGTTCTTCATCAACGTCGTGGACAACACGTACCTCGACAAGGAAGACCCGAGAACCCCCTCCGCACACCCTGTGTTCGGAACCGTCATATCCGGAATGGAGGTCGCCGACGCCATCAGCAAGGTGAAGACCGACTTCAACGACAAGCCCATCAGGGACGTCGTAATCGAGAGGATGGAAGTCCGCGACGACTGA
- a CDS encoding sirohydrochlorin cobaltochelatase: protein MMPMSKKAILVVSFGTSYNDNCEKTIGATESLISKSFPQWAVLRAFTSKMIIKKLKERDGNVVYYIDEALQRLVDDGFDTVIVQPTHIMNGTEYDFVAHFVEKFRDKFRCIRIGKPLLTSGEDYEKVVEAISAGIIIPAKEMAGPDAGIVLMGHGSEHFANSAYSQLQLCLWLSGYEDVYVTTVEGFPDFVDTMALMKGMGIRNVVIQPLMLVAGDHANNDMAGDEPDSLKSVLEHNGYKVFPMVKGLGEIPEFRQLFVDHISDLMKE, encoded by the coding sequence ATGATGCCTATGTCCAAGAAAGCTATATTGGTAGTGAGTTTCGGCACCAGCTACAACGACAACTGCGAGAAGACCATCGGAGCCACCGAGAGCCTCATCTCGAAGAGCTTTCCCCAATGGGCGGTTCTGAGGGCCTTCACCAGCAAAATGATCATTAAGAAGCTCAAGGAACGCGACGGGAACGTCGTCTATTACATCGACGAGGCCCTTCAGAGGCTCGTGGATGACGGCTTCGACACGGTCATCGTGCAGCCGACGCACATCATGAACGGGACCGAATACGATTTCGTGGCGCATTTCGTCGAGAAATTCAGGGACAAATTCAGATGCATAAGGATCGGGAAGCCTCTCCTGACGTCCGGCGAGGATTATGAGAAGGTCGTGGAAGCCATCTCCGCAGGGATAATCATCCCAGCGAAGGAGATGGCCGGGCCCGACGCGGGAATCGTGCTGATGGGCCACGGCTCGGAGCACTTCGCCAATTCCGCCTACAGCCAGCTTCAGCTTTGCCTTTGGCTCTCCGGATATGAGGACGTCTACGTGACCACGGTGGAAGGTTTCCCGGATTTCGTCGACACGATGGCTCTGATGAAAGGCATGGGGATAAGGAACGTCGTCATCCAGCCGCTGATGCTCGTTGCCGGCGACCATGCCAACAACGACATGGCCGGGGATGAGCCGGATTCCCTCAAGTCGGTCCTTGAGCACAACGGATACAAGGTATTCCCAATGGTCAAAGGCCTCGGAGAGATCCCAGAGTTCCGCCAGCTTTTCGTGGATCACATCTCCGACTTAATGAAGGAATGA
- a CDS encoding leucine-rich repeat protein produces MHDKCGISERGGSFYLRKETVIAFLVVAISLAAVISFAGDSDATSGNCGKNGDNMTWSLDGTKLTISGVDDMEDYDSKATPWGTSVTEVVFLGNPYSIGKNAFTNCSSLSSIDFGNVRQISEGAFSGCVSLKSVAISDKMISIMGDAFKGDSSLTEVTIGSKVNSIGKGAFSGCVSLKSITIGNSVVDIESDAFKGDSSLSSVTFGSSVKNIESGAFSGCPSLTSLTFPDSVRTIKSNAFNGASHLSTVTFGTGLQMLGNDAFSVEFQNKSGSKVTNPIDLAGHTYRSVSDGVLREASDEPQKCGDNLTWVLNGTKLTISGTGPMYSDFHKAPWGTDVTEVVFVGTPTSIGDSAFRECNIKSITIPDSVTTIEDDAFSYSALESIDFGNSLTYLGSYAFNGCEKLVSVKIPSTLRTIHSCAFYSCSSLSELDLGSVTYIEGSAFAGCSALKSVTIPNSVKTIEYGAFQYDRNLNYVSFGNDLVELGKDAFSVQFQDKSGKTVTALSDLRGHAFEGSDGVLRETGDVPAPIHVTGVSLDKTKASLDVGKSLKLNATVSPDNATDKSVHWESSNDLIATVDGDGNVKAVSAGQATITVSTNDGYKSAYCLVTVNAEPSPTPTPTPTPSGSDNTLLYVGIAAVIVILALLAFFFLRSRGKV; encoded by the coding sequence ATGCATGATAAATGCGGCATCTCAGAACGGGGCGGAAGTTTCTACCTCAGAAAAGAGACGGTCATCGCTTTCCTGGTAGTCGCCATCTCTCTGGCCGCGGTCATCTCCTTTGCGGGGGATTCCGACGCAACCAGCGGCAACTGCGGGAAGAACGGAGACAACATGACTTGGAGTCTGGACGGCACCAAGCTGACCATATCCGGCGTAGACGACATGGAAGACTACGACAGCAAGGCGACGCCTTGGGGGACTTCTGTAACCGAAGTTGTCTTCCTTGGCAACCCATACAGCATCGGGAAGAACGCATTCACCAACTGCTCATCCCTCTCATCCATAGATTTCGGCAATGTGAGGCAGATAAGCGAGGGCGCATTCTCCGGCTGCGTCTCCCTCAAATCTGTGGCCATCTCCGATAAAATGATATCCATAATGGGCGACGCTTTCAAAGGAGATTCGTCCCTGACCGAAGTGACCATCGGCAGCAAGGTCAACAGCATTGGCAAGGGCGCATTCTCCGGCTGCGTCTCCCTCAAGTCCATCACCATCGGAAACTCTGTCGTGGACATAGAATCCGATGCGTTCAAGGGAGATTCCTCTCTCAGCAGCGTAACCTTCGGAAGCTCAGTGAAGAACATCGAAAGCGGAGCGTTCTCAGGCTGTCCTTCGCTGACCTCGCTAACCTTCCCCGACTCCGTGAGGACCATCAAGAGCAACGCGTTCAACGGAGCGTCCCATCTGAGCACCGTAACCTTCGGGACCGGCCTGCAGATGCTCGGAAACGATGCGTTCTCCGTGGAATTCCAGAATAAGAGCGGCAGCAAGGTAACCAATCCCATCGATCTCGCGGGACACACTTACAGATCCGTCAGCGACGGAGTTCTCCGCGAGGCATCGGACGAGCCCCAGAAGTGCGGGGACAATCTAACCTGGGTCCTCAACGGAACCAAACTGACCATCTCTGGTACCGGCCCCATGTACAGCGATTTCCACAAAGCTCCCTGGGGAACAGACGTCACCGAAGTCGTCTTTGTCGGCACTCCGACCAGCATCGGAGACAGCGCATTCAGGGAATGCAATATCAAGTCCATCACAATCCCCGATTCTGTCACGACGATCGAAGATGACGCGTTCAGTTATTCCGCGCTCGAGTCCATAGACTTCGGCAACTCTCTGACGTACCTCGGCAGCTATGCTTTCAATGGCTGCGAGAAGCTCGTTTCCGTGAAGATACCAAGCACTCTGAGGACCATCCATTCCTGTGCGTTCTACAGCTGTTCCAGCCTCAGCGAATTGGATCTCGGCTCCGTCACCTACATCGAGGGCAGTGCGTTTGCAGGATGCTCCGCACTCAAATCCGTAACGATACCCAATTCGGTGAAGACCATCGAATACGGTGCGTTCCAGTATGACAGGAACCTCAATTACGTCTCCTTCGGGAACGATCTGGTCGAACTCGGCAAAGACGCGTTCTCCGTCCAGTTCCAGGACAAGAGCGGGAAGACTGTCACCGCTCTGTCCGATCTCCGCGGCCACGCATTCGAAGGCAGCGACGGCGTCCTCCGCGAGACCGGAGACGTCCCAGCTCCCATCCACGTCACCGGAGTAAGTCTGGATAAGACCAAAGCTTCTTTGGATGTCGGCAAGAGCCTGAAGCTGAATGCGACGGTATCCCCCGACAATGCTACGGATAAGTCGGTGCACTGGGAGTCCAGCAACGATCTGATCGCTACTGTAGACGGTGACGGGAATGTGAAGGCAGTGTCCGCAGGACAGGCCACGATAACGGTCTCTACCAATGACGGGTACAAGAGCGCTTATTGCTTGGTGACGGTCAATGCCGAGCCATCGCCCACGCCGACTCCTACCCCAACTCCGTCCGGATCGGACAACACCCTGCTCTATGTCGGCATCGCTGCGGTCATCGTGATCCTGGCCCTTCTGGCTTTCTTCTTCCTGAGATCCCGCGGAAAGGTCTGA
- a CDS encoding MATE family efflux transporter, whose amino-acid sequence MAASEKELEKMLGDPRKAIASMFIPLLAALVVGQLNSFVDTFFTSGLGIASSSGLSTIIPIYDAFIYIGIGMSVGATTTIAFRLGKGDRESAGRIASLTVKWSLILSAVASIIVLASADAAIDIMGAGDVRSYCWEYLLPFIVLSPTIIVFQSLGGMLRGEGAAKRSTVIQISAAFLNMALDPVLIYGLGLGLTGAALATCISYAVSMAIGFRWYLNGSTAVKLSFRRSESDMSYRKELFEIAGPKTGEQLITAVTDIIQRIFLVIAGGTVAIMLYNLPWRYVSLINLPSAALATAMIPVCAAALGARRLDKMKDGFGYTFKWSLLMSLILSAMLFIFADIFAMAFTYEETMMEIRPQLVWTLRWFALFIPASCVRAFLASALQSMKHSKDAMHANLLWSFIKLALYGVVCQHGFEAIIYALTFVSYLGIGINYFLYSRALRSTEKSVQPSEVV is encoded by the coding sequence ATGGCGGCTTCGGAGAAAGAACTGGAAAAAATGCTGGGCGACCCTCGCAAGGCCATTGCGTCTATGTTCATACCTCTGCTTGCGGCTTTAGTCGTGGGACAACTGAATTCCTTTGTGGACACTTTCTTCACCAGCGGTCTCGGAATCGCTTCCAGCTCTGGCCTATCTACGATCATCCCGATCTACGACGCATTCATTTACATAGGGATAGGGATGAGCGTGGGGGCCACCACCACCATCGCATTCCGTCTGGGGAAGGGCGACCGCGAATCCGCCGGAAGGATCGCCTCATTGACCGTGAAATGGTCGCTGATACTGTCGGCCGTTGCATCGATCATAGTTCTGGCTTCCGCCGACGCTGCAATAGACATCATGGGAGCGGGCGATGTCCGCAGCTACTGCTGGGAATATCTTCTCCCCTTCATCGTCCTGTCTCCCACGATAATCGTATTCCAATCTCTTGGAGGAATGCTCAGAGGAGAGGGCGCCGCCAAGAGATCCACGGTGATCCAGATATCCGCTGCATTCCTCAACATGGCATTGGATCCGGTGCTCATTTACGGCCTGGGATTGGGGCTCACAGGCGCGGCTCTGGCAACCTGCATATCCTACGCCGTATCCATGGCCATTGGTTTCAGGTGGTATCTGAATGGGTCCACAGCGGTCAAACTCTCCTTCAGACGCTCTGAAAGCGACATGAGCTACCGCAAGGAGCTCTTTGAGATTGCCGGGCCCAAGACCGGGGAGCAGCTGATCACCGCCGTCACGGACATCATCCAAAGGATATTCCTCGTAATCGCCGGCGGAACCGTTGCGATCATGCTCTATAACCTCCCCTGGAGATACGTGTCCCTCATAAACCTCCCATCCGCCGCTTTGGCTACAGCGATGATACCCGTCTGCGCGGCGGCCCTCGGAGCCCGCAGACTGGATAAGATGAAGGACGGCTTCGGATACACTTTCAAATGGTCGCTGCTGATGTCTTTGATCCTGTCCGCGATGCTGTTCATCTTCGCGGATATCTTCGCGATGGCATTCACTTACGAGGAGACCATGATGGAGATCCGCCCGCAGCTGGTGTGGACCCTCAGATGGTTCGCTCTTTTCATACCGGCCAGCTGCGTCCGCGCGTTCCTGGCATCGGCTCTGCAATCCATGAAGCATTCCAAGGATGCCATGCACGCCAATCTTCTGTGGTCGTTCATCAAGCTCGCCCTCTACGGAGTGGTATGCCAGCATGGATTCGAAGCGATAATCTACGCTCTGACCTTCGTGAGCTATCTAGGCATAGGAATCAACTATTTCCTGTACTCGCGCGCCCTCCGCTCGACGGAAAAATCGGTACAGCCTTCAGAAGTGGTATGA
- a CDS encoding ABC transporter substrate-binding protein: MDKKILIALAVVAVVAVAAIAAFCLTQGNGNNGSNDSPDADKKAVNVKCDPYTITNSLGNTYTFDHTFGAVAVQWSISGGPFVTMAALLGDDLPKYLVGIDSTPSLYRMDSWEAYCKSMPELKSLPVIGDIGTDWDNTKVLSLKPTALILPERVKTDAVNGNVIETFEKANIPIIYVDFHREDIDTIKSTIINLGKMFGKEAKAQELADLYESKTKPIYEKAARLIDSNGYIDVYNETGQLGPSATGQSRDNTQDWGKLIYECGGNSIAEKTGKLDMSYVLTKDPDRIFFAGSYWPNQPDAIRMGFGVTEAQAKKTVDKYFDERAGWKSLQAYENNEVYIIAHCLGRDIYDFCSLEFIANMIWPDEFNYNPTADLKAFYDKYLPFDFSGTWFLKYDTGQTPEPTTEKATNKSCAPYTVTDLAGQTFTFDHTFGAVATQTTGSGGPFFGIAALVGDDLPKYLVGLDGGFKNRMDLYNAYLEGMPELKELPNIGAIGTDWDNSRVLLLGSNALVVNLGSKSAIESNGVKSAFDKAGIPIIYMNYHTESIEDITKSIRILGMMFGQQERAEQLATLYETKAGQVYDRVAQILATGKERPTIFIECANGGPDKIGNSYPDNNMWGAIASNLGANVVYNKSESYAPLDEPFILSSNPDRILFTGSFWDTSVKDYIAMGFTATSDLTNERVDGYFDKRAGWKSLDAYKNDQVYVIYHGLSRDVWDYTAIEFVAKVIWPDEFADLDPAKDLAEFYEEYMPFDLYGNWFHHYTK; the protein is encoded by the coding sequence ATGGACAAGAAGATTCTGATTGCCTTGGCAGTGGTCGCAGTGGTGGCCGTCGCGGCGATCGCGGCTTTCTGTCTGACTCAGGGGAACGGAAACAATGGCAGCAACGATTCCCCCGATGCAGATAAGAAAGCTGTGAACGTGAAATGCGACCCCTATACCATCACCAATTCGCTGGGCAACACCTACACATTCGACCATACATTCGGCGCCGTTGCCGTTCAATGGAGCATATCCGGAGGGCCTTTCGTGACGATGGCGGCCCTTTTGGGCGATGATCTGCCGAAATATCTCGTCGGAATAGACAGCACGCCGTCATTGTACCGTATGGACTCATGGGAAGCGTACTGCAAATCCATGCCTGAGCTGAAGAGTTTGCCGGTAATAGGCGATATAGGAACCGACTGGGACAACACCAAGGTTCTGTCTCTGAAGCCGACGGCGCTGATTCTCCCCGAGAGGGTCAAGACAGATGCGGTGAACGGCAACGTCATTGAGACGTTCGAAAAAGCCAACATCCCGATCATCTACGTGGATTTCCACAGAGAAGACATAGACACCATTAAGAGCACCATCATCAACCTCGGGAAGATGTTCGGCAAAGAGGCGAAGGCCCAGGAGCTGGCGGATCTTTACGAATCCAAGACCAAGCCCATCTATGAGAAGGCGGCCAGACTCATAGACAGCAACGGTTACATCGATGTATATAACGAGACCGGGCAGCTGGGACCCTCGGCCACCGGGCAGTCCAGAGACAACACTCAGGATTGGGGCAAGCTGATCTACGAGTGCGGAGGCAACAGCATCGCCGAGAAGACAGGCAAGCTTGACATGAGCTACGTCCTCACCAAGGACCCTGACAGAATCTTCTTCGCAGGATCATATTGGCCCAACCAGCCCGATGCCATACGCATGGGATTCGGAGTGACTGAAGCGCAGGCCAAGAAGACCGTGGACAAATACTTCGATGAGAGGGCAGGATGGAAGAGCCTCCAGGCTTACGAGAACAACGAGGTCTATATCATCGCCCACTGCCTTGGCAGAGACATATACGACTTCTGTTCGCTCGAGTTTATCGCCAACATGATCTGGCCCGACGAGTTCAATTACAACCCGACCGCGGATCTCAAAGCGTTCTACGACAAGTATCTGCCTTTCGACTTCAGCGGAACTTGGTTCTTGAAGTATGATACCGGACAGACTCCGGAGCCTACCACTGAAAAGGCTACGAACAAATCCTGTGCTCCCTACACCGTGACCGATCTTGCCGGCCAGACCTTCACCTTCGACCACACCTTCGGTGCAGTCGCCACCCAGACCACCGGCAGCGGCGGCCCCTTCTTCGGAATCGCCGCGCTCGTAGGCGACGACCTGCCCAAATACCTCGTCGGTTTGGACGGAGGGTTCAAGAACCGCATGGATCTGTACAACGCATACCTGGAAGGAATGCCTGAGCTGAAAGAGCTTCCAAACATCGGTGCCATAGGGACCGATTGGGACAATTCAAGGGTGCTTCTTCTCGGATCCAATGCGCTTGTGGTGAACTTGGGCAGCAAATCCGCCATCGAGAGCAACGGCGTGAAGTCCGCTTTCGACAAGGCCGGAATCCCCATAATTTACATGAACTACCACACGGAGTCCATCGAAGACATCACCAAATCCATCAGGATCTTGGGGATGATGTTCGGACAGCAGGAACGCGCGGAGCAGCTCGCAACCCTGTATGAGACGAAAGCCGGCCAGGTGTACGACAGGGTCGCCCAGATCCTCGCCACCGGAAAGGAAAGGCCTACGATCTTCATAGAATGCGCCAACGGAGGCCCGGACAAGATTGGAAACAGCTATCCGGACAACAACATGTGGGGCGCCATAGCCAGCAACCTCGGCGCTAATGTCGTATACAACAAGAGCGAGAGCTACGCGCCTTTGGATGAGCCTTTCATCCTGAGCAGCAACCCTGATCGCATACTGTTCACCGGGTCTTTCTGGGACACGTCGGTGAAAGACTACATAGCGATGGGATTCACCGCCACTTCGGATCTCACCAACGAGCGTGTCGACGGATACTTCGACAAGAGAGCCGGATGGAAGAGTTTGGATGCGTACAAGAACGACCAGGTATACGTGATATACCACGGGCTGTCCAGAGACGTCTGGGATTACACCGCCATAGAGTTCGTGGCAAAGGTCATCTGGCCGGACGAGTTCGCCGATTTGGATCCTGCCAAAGACCTTGCGGAATTCTACGAGGAGTATATGCCTTTCGATCTCTACGGCAACTGGTTCCATCACTATACCAAATGA
- a CDS encoding iron ABC transporter permease produces MSDKEKKKLVNDAIGSQNFNYTQYSAKKYMIIAIGIVLCVVFFFLDVVFSSTYIDPAVIIDNLLHPGRDDIMHIIVFDIKIPVGLMALICGASFGFAGAIMQTMLNNPLASPYTLGISAGAGFGAALAMVTGLGGMAVLGEYLIPGSAFLFALLACGGIFLVAKVKGFSADIMVLAGIGLVFFFQALQALMQYLASPEALQGIVFWTFGSLTGSDWENIPIVLAMFVIIFILIYRKAWFLTAMKLGDSKAAALGIDTNNIRKWMFVAISLLTATCVAFVGCIGFIGIVGPHVARMILGEDQRFLIPMSCVCGAAILTMADVASKVIGNGVIFPIGILTSLVGVPFFFYLLLKKKKAVA; encoded by the coding sequence ATGAGCGACAAAGAAAAGAAGAAACTCGTAAACGATGCCATAGGATCTCAGAATTTCAACTACACCCAGTACTCTGCGAAGAAATACATGATCATAGCCATAGGCATTGTCCTGTGCGTCGTGTTCTTCTTCCTGGATGTCGTTTTCAGCTCGACGTATATCGATCCGGCGGTGATCATAGACAATCTGCTGCACCCCGGCAGAGACGACATAATGCACATCATCGTCTTCGACATCAAGATCCCGGTCGGTTTGATGGCCCTGATCTGCGGGGCTTCATTCGGTTTCGCCGGTGCGATCATGCAGACCATGCTCAACAATCCCTTGGCCAGCCCTTACACCCTCGGAATATCCGCGGGAGCCGGGTTCGGAGCCGCTCTGGCGATGGTCACCGGTTTAGGAGGCATGGCAGTTCTGGGCGAATACCTGATTCCCGGAAGCGCATTCCTGTTCGCCCTTCTCGCTTGCGGAGGCATATTCCTCGTCGCGAAAGTCAAAGGGTTCTCGGCCGACATAATGGTGCTGGCCGGTATCGGTCTGGTGTTCTTCTTCCAGGCCTTGCAAGCTCTGATGCAGTATCTGGCTTCTCCGGAGGCTCTCCAGGGCATAGTGTTCTGGACGTTCGGAAGCCTGACCGGTTCCGACTGGGAGAACATCCCGATAGTCCTGGCCATGTTCGTGATCATCTTCATACTGATCTACCGCAAGGCTTGGTTCCTGACTGCCATGAAGCTCGGGGACAGCAAGGCCGCCGCCCTCGGAATAGACACCAACAACATCAGGAAGTGGATGTTCGTGGCGATCTCTCTTCTGACCGCGACCTGCGTCGCGTTCGTCGGTTGCATCGGATTCATAGGCATAGTCGGTCCCCACGTGGCCCGCATGATCCTCGGCGAGGACCAGCGTTTCCTCATCCCGATGTCCTGCGTGTGCGGTGCCGCTATATTGACCATGGCGGACGTCGCGAGCAAAGTCATAGGCAACGGTGTGATATTCCCCATCGGTATCCTGACTTCCTTGGTTGGAGTGCCATTCTTCTTCTACCTGCTCCTCAAGAAAAAGAAGGCGGTAGCATGA
- a CDS encoding ABC transporter ATP-binding protein, whose product MKVRVDNVGFSYGDTPVLRDVCFEALPGEITTIIGANGAGKTTLLKCIADLHKHKGDVYFDD is encoded by the coding sequence ATGAAGGTCCGCGTGGATAACGTCGGATTCTCATACGGCGACACCCCGGTTCTCAGGGATGTGTGCTTCGAGGCGCTCCCCGGGGAGATCACGACGATAATCGGCGCCAACGGCGCTGGAAAGACCACCCTGCTGAAATGCATCGCCGACCTCCATAAGCACAAGGGGGACGTGTATTTCGACGATTAG
- a CDS encoding ABC transporter ATP-binding protein, protein MPSIMSYMEQNTDCEAELNVFEIVLLGMVQSLSFYVSEQDVEKVTGVLRLLGIEKYAGRKIGELSGGQRQLVFIAQALVKDPKVLVLDEPTSALDLYHQFKLIKFIRKVTKERGCVTIMTLHHLDVALKYSDRVVVISENTVYGEGSAEEMFTEKMLAEVYRVKADIIRDAKGNKHIQVLEPLDEEYEDDAEVAFPSEE, encoded by the coding sequence ATGCCCAGCATCATGAGCTACATGGAGCAGAATACGGACTGCGAAGCCGAGCTGAACGTCTTCGAGATAGTCCTTCTGGGAATGGTGCAGTCGCTGTCCTTCTACGTGTCCGAGCAGGACGTCGAGAAGGTCACGGGCGTCCTGAGGCTTCTGGGAATCGAGAAGTATGCCGGACGCAAGATCGGCGAGCTCAGCGGCGGCCAGAGGCAATTGGTCTTCATAGCCCAGGCATTGGTGAAGGACCCCAAGGTCCTCGTTCTGGACGAGCCCACAAGCGCATTGGACCTGTACCACCAGTTCAAGCTGATAAAATTCATAAGGAAGGTCACCAAAGAGCGCGGCTGCGTCACGATAATGACCCTCCACCACCTCGATGTCGCTCTGAAATATTCCGACAGGGTCGTCGTCATATCGGAGAACACCGTATATGGCGAAGGGTCCGCTGAGGAGATGTTCACCGAGAAGATGCTGGCGGAAGTCTACCGCGTCAAAGCCGACATCATCAGGGACGCCAAAGGGAACAAGCACATCCAGGTCCTGGAGCCTCTTGACGAGGAGTATGAGGACGATGCCGAAGTGGCCTTCCCCTCAGAGGAATGA
- a CDS encoding class I SAM-dependent methyltransferase, with protein sequence MGEELKSTIRKGWDASAKGYTNVVSDDFHEPISKEWTDLILSFAPAEGRMRILDVGTGPGVFATLMSKAGHDAVGIDISDSMLEEARNNSRLAGASPEFVRMDSDRLEFPDNSFDMIINRNVLWIMPDPVAVYKEWLRVLKPGGRLLYFDGVHPAREKDYDFKAHDLKSIGRIEGGKPVKTSVTKENYDVTRGWKKELPLSFVERPKWDLENAAKVGFVGIECADFLGVESDPRYKDPNREYRMFRLSASKPQ encoded by the coding sequence ATGGGCGAAGAATTGAAATCCACCATAAGAAAAGGTTGGGACGCGTCCGCCAAAGGCTACACCAACGTCGTGTCAGACGATTTCCATGAGCCTATAAGCAAGGAATGGACGGATCTGATACTCTCCTTCGCTCCTGCGGAGGGAAGGATGAGGATACTGGACGTCGGCACCGGGCCGGGGGTGTTCGCCACCCTGATGTCCAAAGCCGGGCACGACGCAGTCGGGATAGATATCTCCGACAGCATGCTGGAAGAGGCAAGAAACAATTCCAGGCTGGCAGGCGCATCGCCCGAGTTCGTCAGGATGGATTCGGACCGCCTCGAGTTTCCGGACAATTCCTTTGACATGATCATCAACAGGAACGTCCTGTGGATCATGCCGGATCCCGTAGCCGTCTACAAAGAGTGGCTCAGAGTGCTGAAGCCTGGAGGGAGGCTCCTCTATTTCGATGGGGTACATCCCGCCAGGGAGAAGGACTACGACTTCAAGGCCCACGACCTCAAGAGCATCGGAAGGATAGAGGGCGGGAAACCGGTCAAGACTTCCGTGACCAAAGAGAACTACGACGTCACCAGAGGATGGAAGAAGGAGCTTCCGCTGTCCTTCGTGGAGCGTCCGAAATGGGATCTGGAGAATGCCGCGAAGGTAGGTTTCGTCGGCATAGAATGCGCCGATTTCCTCGGCGTCGAATCGGATCCCAGATACAAGGATCCTAACAGAGAGTATCGGATGTTCCGGCTCTCCGCATCGAAACCACAATGA
- a CDS encoding CooT family nickel-binding protein, translating into MCEFTVYLDGHEDGNIVADKVIKATVKPEYVALMNVEGNVIKVPKAAITKVDTIMAELWLASVQR; encoded by the coding sequence ATGTGCGAATTCACAGTATATCTGGACGGGCACGAAGACGGCAACATCGTAGCCGACAAGGTCATCAAAGCGACAGTGAAGCCCGAGTATGTAGCCCTCATGAACGTAGAAGGGAATGTCATCAAAGTCCCCAAAGCGGCCATCACCAAAGTGGACACGATCATGGCAGAGCTGTGGCTCGCTTCCGTGCAGCGATGA